One segment of Neobacillus endophyticus DNA contains the following:
- a CDS encoding pseudouridine-5'-phosphate glycosidase, with product MKQYISLSEEVRSAQEQGKPIVALESTIISHGMPYPQNVKTAREVEQIIREHGAVPATIAILDGQIKIGLSDDELEMFGKSSDVAKASRRDLAFLLETKKKGATTVAATMICAELAGIHIFVTGGIGGVHRGAETTMDISADLEELAQTNVAVICAGAKSILDLGLTLEYLETKGVPVIGYQTDVLPAFYTRSSDFSVNFRVEDVESIAATLKTKWDLNLKGGAVIANPIPEEYAMDDNIITAVIESALKEANEQHISGKEVTPFLLAKVKELTGGKSLESNIALVKNNAVLGAKLAVAMKSLK from the coding sequence ATGAAACAATATATTTCATTATCAGAAGAAGTACGTTCCGCACAAGAACAAGGAAAACCAATTGTAGCTTTAGAATCAACCATTATTTCACACGGAATGCCGTATCCGCAAAACGTTAAAACGGCCCGTGAGGTGGAACAAATTATTCGCGAGCATGGTGCTGTTCCTGCAACGATCGCTATCTTGGATGGACAAATAAAAATCGGGTTATCGGATGATGAACTTGAAATGTTTGGCAAAAGCTCAGATGTGGCCAAAGCATCCCGCCGTGACTTGGCCTTCTTGCTGGAAACGAAGAAAAAAGGTGCAACAACAGTTGCTGCAACAATGATTTGTGCAGAGTTAGCAGGGATTCATATCTTTGTAACCGGAGGAATTGGCGGCGTACACCGAGGTGCTGAAACGACGATGGATATTTCCGCTGACTTGGAAGAATTAGCACAAACCAATGTAGCGGTCATTTGTGCCGGAGCGAAATCCATTTTAGACTTGGGTCTGACACTGGAGTACCTTGAAACTAAGGGAGTGCCAGTAATAGGATATCAAACCGATGTCCTGCCAGCCTTTTATACCCGCTCAAGTGATTTTTCCGTTAACTTCCGTGTTGAAGATGTTGAGAGCATTGCCGCAACACTAAAAACAAAATGGGATTTAAACTTAAAAGGCGGGGCAGTCATCGCCAATCCAATTCCAGAAGAATATGCCATGGATGATAATATAATTACAGCTGTAATTGAATCAGCATTGAAGGAAGCAAATGAGCAGCACATTTCTGGTAAAGAGGTAACCCCCTTCTTGTTAGCAAAAGTTAAGGAGTTAACTGGTGGAAAAAGCTTGGAATCCAATATTGCCCTTGTGAAAAATAATGCTGTATTAGGGGCAAAACTTGCAGTGGCCATGAAATCACTTAAGTAA
- a CDS encoding DinB family protein, producing MDQIEISYVDLAETRGQLLNEVRTLSFEELNRKPDLNQWSAAEVCHHLYLTEKSFTKGIIYGLKKANTEKAAPKPIQLLKDRSKKIDAPDLVKPSQEPLDFQQIVNLLNESRTSLLDVLKAIEDRTALKTKSAKHLLFGDLPLYQWIEIVYLHEQRHIEQIKQIKAQIL from the coding sequence TTGGATCAAATAGAGATTTCATATGTGGATTTGGCCGAGACACGAGGACAGCTTTTAAATGAAGTTAGAACACTTAGCTTTGAGGAATTAAACAGAAAACCAGATCTTAATCAGTGGAGTGCAGCTGAAGTTTGTCATCACTTATATTTGACAGAAAAATCATTTACAAAAGGAATTATTTATGGACTCAAGAAGGCAAATACTGAAAAAGCGGCTCCTAAACCAATTCAACTTCTAAAGGATCGATCCAAGAAAATAGACGCTCCTGACTTAGTCAAACCTAGTCAGGAACCGCTGGACTTTCAGCAAATTGTAAACTTACTTAACGAATCGCGAACTAGCCTGCTTGACGTCCTGAAAGCAATCGAAGACAGAACAGCATTAAAAACCAAATCAGCCAAACACCTCCTTTTCGGCGACCTTCCACTCTACCAATGGATCGAAATCGTTTACCTGCACGAACAACGCCATATAGAACAAATCAAACAAATAAAAGCACAAATCCTATGA
- a CDS encoding DUF418 domain-containing protein, whose translation MSSVEVYERIDVLDYLRGFALLGIILVNIVHMLSLSPPAAHTLDAAYGGFLYGFVEGRFYTIFTFLFGIGFYIFLTRANQKGKNGTAFFLRRMLALFVLGLIHVQFQRGEALTIYAICGLIILPFYKANKVVNLVFGAAILIVLSMFSIKVLMTVPLMLLGIAAGQYRLYEGISNKRRGLIILTVTMFIAAAIALICQFHFFTLGKGMVADQTFMRIGIAIGPIVSAFYIGMFMLLLQVSFFQRLLSPLKSYGRMALTNYVSQTIFILTAGHVWHLFGKITYFQSFFVCLGICAMQLILSVAWLRFFRFGPLEWIWRSITYLELPPFRR comes from the coding sequence ATGAGTTCTGTTGAGGTATACGAACGGATTGATGTGCTTGATTATTTGCGGGGATTTGCTTTATTGGGGATTATCCTTGTCAACATTGTCCATATGCTTTCTTTAAGTCCGCCTGCTGCACATACTTTGGATGCAGCCTATGGGGGATTTTTATATGGATTTGTCGAGGGCAGGTTCTATACGATTTTTACTTTTTTGTTCGGGATCGGGTTTTATATTTTTCTCACAAGGGCGAATCAGAAGGGAAAGAATGGGACGGCTTTTTTCCTGCGGCGAATGCTGGCATTATTCGTTTTGGGTCTCATCCATGTTCAGTTTCAAAGAGGAGAGGCCTTAACCATTTATGCCATTTGCGGCTTGATTATATTGCCTTTTTATAAAGCAAATAAAGTAGTCAATCTAGTTTTTGGTGCAGCAATTTTAATCGTGCTAAGTATGTTTTCTATAAAAGTTTTGATGACCGTTCCTCTTATGCTATTAGGAATCGCTGCCGGCCAATACCGGTTGTATGAAGGAATATCAAACAAGCGTAGAGGCCTTATCATTTTAACGGTTACTATGTTTATAGCAGCTGCAATAGCTCTAATATGTCAGTTTCATTTTTTCACTCTTGGAAAGGGAATGGTGGCTGACCAAACTTTCATGCGTATTGGAATTGCCATAGGTCCCATTGTTTCGGCATTCTATATTGGAATGTTTATGCTCCTTTTACAAGTTTCATTTTTCCAAAGACTGCTTTCTCCGTTAAAAAGCTATGGGCGAATGGCGTTAACAAACTATGTTTCACAAACTATCTTCATATTAACGGCAGGGCATGTCTGGCACTTGTTTGGAAAAATAACCTACTTTCAATCGTTTTTCGTTTGTTTAGGAATATGTGCCATGCAGCTCATTTTAAGTGTGGCTTGGCTGCGGTTTTTCCGTTTTGGTCCGCTGGAATGGATTTGGCGTAGCATCACGTATTTAGAACTACCTCCGTTTAGGAGGTAA
- the nagE gene encoding N-acetylglucosamine-specific PTS transporter subunit IIBC, whose protein sequence is MKKYLQRIGRSLMLPVAVLPAAAILMGIGYWIDPTGWGAGSPVAAFLIKAGNAIIGNIPMLFALGVALGMAKDKDGSAALSGLVAYLVVKTLLSPDSVAMLQHIDVAKVDPAFGKIENAFIGILSGIVASVMYNRFSHVKLPDALAFFSGKRLVPIMTAVSMLVVSGVLFFIWPVIFTGLVTFGETIAKLGAIGAGLYGFFNRLLIPTGLHHALNAVFWFNVAGINDIGNFWSGKGVVGVTGRYQAGFFPVMMFGLPAACLAMYHTAKPGKKKQVASLMLAAGFASFFTGVTEPIEFAFMFVAPMLYLVHAVLTGVSLAIAAAFHWTAGFGFSAGLVDFILSSRLPMAHQPYMLLVQGLVFAVIYYFVFRFLITKFNLMTPGREEDDESSEGFVAAGESKFSAMAAQIYEGLGGDENVVSVDNCVTRLRLEVKDMNAVDQKKIKATGVPGINIVGKQSIQVIVGTNVQFVADEIAKIRKK, encoded by the coding sequence ATGAAGAAATATTTACAAAGAATTGGCCGTTCATTGATGTTACCTGTTGCGGTATTGCCAGCGGCCGCCATTTTAATGGGGATTGGTTACTGGATTGACCCAACAGGATGGGGTGCAGGAAGCCCTGTAGCAGCGTTTTTAATTAAAGCGGGAAATGCCATCATTGGAAACATCCCGATGTTATTTGCATTAGGCGTAGCATTAGGGATGGCAAAGGATAAGGATGGCTCTGCAGCATTGAGCGGTTTGGTTGCCTATCTAGTTGTAAAGACTTTGCTATCACCAGATTCTGTAGCGATGCTTCAGCATATTGATGTAGCTAAAGTCGATCCAGCTTTTGGTAAAATTGAAAATGCCTTTATTGGAATTCTTTCTGGTATCGTAGCTTCTGTTATGTACAATCGCTTTAGTCATGTGAAATTGCCAGATGCATTGGCTTTCTTCAGCGGCAAACGGTTAGTGCCAATTATGACAGCGGTTTCGATGTTGGTCGTATCTGGCGTATTATTCTTTATCTGGCCTGTAATCTTTACAGGATTGGTTACTTTTGGTGAAACAATTGCTAAATTAGGTGCTATTGGTGCTGGATTATACGGTTTCTTCAACCGTTTATTAATTCCAACTGGTTTGCACCATGCGTTAAACGCTGTATTTTGGTTTAATGTTGCAGGTATTAACGATATCGGTAATTTCTGGTCTGGAAAAGGGGTCGTGGGCGTTACTGGAAGATACCAGGCAGGTTTCTTCCCTGTTATGATGTTTGGTCTTCCAGCTGCCTGTCTTGCGATGTACCACACAGCAAAACCAGGAAAGAAAAAGCAAGTGGCTTCTTTAATGTTAGCAGCAGGCTTCGCTTCCTTCTTTACTGGTGTTACAGAACCAATTGAATTCGCGTTCATGTTTGTTGCGCCAATGCTTTACCTCGTACATGCTGTTTTAACTGGTGTTTCATTAGCCATTGCTGCAGCATTTCACTGGACTGCTGGTTTTGGTTTCAGTGCCGGCCTTGTTGACTTTATCTTAAGCTCAAGACTTCCAATGGCACATCAGCCATATATGTTACTTGTGCAAGGTTTAGTATTTGCTGTTATTTATTATTTTGTCTTCCGCTTCTTAATTACGAAGTTCAATTTAATGACGCCTGGCCGTGAAGAAGATGATGAATCTTCCGAAGGATTTGTAGCAGCAGGTGAAAGTAAATTTTCTGCAATGGCAGCTCAAATTTATGAAGGTTTAGGCGGAGATGAAAACGTTGTTTCTGTTGACAATTGTGTTACTCGTCTTCGTTTAGAAGTAAAGGACATGAATGCTGTAGACCAAAAGAAAATTAAAGCGACTGGAGTACCAGGCATTAATATCGTTGGAAAGCAAAGCATTCAAGTTATTGTGGGTACCAACGTACAATTCGTCGCTGATGAGATTGCGAAAATCCGCAAGAAATAA
- a CDS encoding PAS domain-containing sensor histidine kinase, with translation MSKRFPILWQENESVIYNPEELIDLILDNTADGVCIFDMENRFIRINQMYTKIFGFTETDVLGERFDKFSAPDIENEVLEAAKQGKTFHNIVNRRRHKNGNKLDIAVSYSPFRNTTGEIIATVAVYRNITDRVTIERELKKTRKLYKLITENTTDLIKVFTKEYEIVYASPSYEKVLGFPPEEMVGRSVLEFSNEVDVNTMHRFFQKILENGEPQLIQHKVKTKDGGDVIAEFNISPIYNEKNEIDSFVSVGRNISDRLKNDEAIRNLDRLSIIGQLAAGVAHEIRNPLTSLKGFSKLLKSTSDLEKQDKYLSIIMNELDRIDMIVNEFMSLAKPQAIQFEQESLYSILESTINILHPQALLHNVQVVNHYQSDHIHLLCSPHQLKQVFVNFIKNAIEAMPNGGTVTIDAQKISNKRVQINIADEGLGIDNERLCLLGTPFYTTKDKGIGLGLTVSNKIIQEHKGTMKIESQSGKGTTVKVELECL, from the coding sequence ATGTCAAAGAGGTTCCCAATACTGTGGCAGGAGAATGAATCTGTTATTTATAATCCCGAGGAGTTAATTGATCTAATTCTTGATAATACAGCTGATGGAGTTTGTATTTTTGATATGGAAAATCGCTTTATTCGCATTAATCAGATGTATACAAAGATATTTGGTTTTACAGAGACGGATGTTCTCGGAGAACGATTCGATAAGTTCTCTGCTCCAGACATAGAAAATGAGGTGCTGGAAGCAGCTAAACAAGGGAAAACATTCCATAATATTGTCAATCGTCGCAGACATAAAAATGGAAATAAGCTAGATATTGCTGTTTCTTATTCGCCTTTTCGTAATACTACAGGAGAAATTATTGCGACTGTCGCGGTTTATCGCAATATCACTGACCGTGTTACGATTGAACGAGAATTAAAAAAAACACGTAAGTTATATAAATTAATTACTGAGAATACTACGGATTTGATTAAAGTTTTTACAAAAGAATATGAAATTGTTTATGCTTCCCCCTCATATGAAAAAGTGTTAGGGTTTCCTCCTGAGGAGATGGTGGGGAGGAGTGTTCTTGAATTTAGTAATGAAGTAGATGTAAATACTATGCATCGATTTTTTCAAAAGATTTTAGAAAATGGGGAGCCTCAGCTAATTCAACATAAAGTTAAAACGAAAGATGGTGGGGATGTAATTGCGGAATTTAATATTTCGCCTATTTACAACGAAAAAAATGAGATTGACTCATTCGTTTCTGTAGGACGGAATATTTCAGATAGGCTTAAAAATGATGAGGCCATCCGAAATTTAGATCGTCTTTCCATCATTGGGCAGTTGGCAGCAGGTGTTGCACACGAAATACGGAATCCGCTAACTTCGTTAAAAGGTTTTTCAAAATTGCTTAAAAGCACGTCTGATTTGGAGAAGCAAGATAAATATTTGTCGATCATCATGAATGAGTTGGATCGAATTGATATGATTGTCAATGAATTTATGTCGCTCGCTAAACCTCAGGCAATCCAGTTTGAACAGGAGAGTTTGTATTCCATTTTAGAGAGCACCATTAATATCCTTCATCCACAAGCACTGCTGCATAATGTGCAAGTTGTAAACCACTATCAATCGGATCACATTCATTTGCTATGCAGCCCGCATCAACTGAAGCAAGTATTTGTGAACTTCATTAAAAATGCCATTGAGGCAATGCCTAATGGCGGTACTGTTACAATTGATGCTCAAAAAATCTCAAATAAACGGGTTCAAATTAATATTGCTGACGAAGGTCTTGGAATTGACAACGAACGTCTATGCCTATTAGGAACTCCATTCTACACCACCAAAGACAAAGGAATCGGCCTTGGCCTGACAGTCAGCAATAAAATCATCCAAGAACACAAAGGCACCATGAAAATCGAAAGCCAAAGCGGAAAAGGCACAACAGTAAAAGTTGAATTGGAATGTTTATAG
- a CDS encoding PTS sugar transporter subunit IIA produces the protein MKFNFFKKTKDLHIFVPVNGEIIPIEEVPDPVFNQKMMGVGAAVVPDHGDIVAPVDGTIIQVAPTKHAVGILAEDGTEILIHVGLDTVALNGEGFQTAVKEGDKVAVGQTLLKVNWDFLKEHVPSIITPIVITNSQDSGKKYSFATDQNGIAGKTVMITVQ, from the coding sequence ATGAAATTTAATTTTTTCAAAAAGACAAAAGACCTTCATATATTTGTACCAGTTAATGGGGAAATCATCCCAATTGAAGAAGTTCCCGATCCTGTTTTTAATCAAAAAATGATGGGTGTCGGCGCGGCAGTTGTTCCAGATCATGGAGACATTGTGGCACCAGTGGACGGAACCATTATCCAAGTAGCACCTACAAAACATGCGGTAGGGATCCTGGCTGAGGATGGAACGGAGATTCTGATTCATGTAGGGTTAGATACTGTTGCCCTGAATGGTGAGGGATTTCAAACAGCTGTCAAAGAAGGCGATAAGGTTGCAGTCGGACAGACACTTTTAAAAGTTAATTGGGATTTTCTCAAAGAGCATGTCCCAAGCATTATTACTCCAATTGTTATTACAAACAGCCAAGACAGCGGTAAAAAATACAGCTTTGCAACAGATCAAAACGGTATTGCCGGCAAGACGGTTATGATTACAGTTCAATAA
- a CDS encoding SAM-dependent methyltransferase, which translates to MKEHYYDKLLHIKTRGDQQGFHKSLHYHRYEPTPYSALEQLFEKYEVKSSDQVVDFGCGKGRLNFYIHYFYHASVTGIEMDESLYKSAESNLNSYIRKTKNRPDRIRFHYCLAEDYEIDPGDNRFYFFNPFSIQVFRTIVNHILLSVEMIKREIELVLYYPSEDYIFYLENDTPFELLQEITLQHQYPNNPNERFLIYRL; encoded by the coding sequence ATGAAAGAACATTACTATGATAAGTTGCTCCATATTAAAACGCGAGGCGATCAGCAAGGCTTTCATAAGTCTTTGCACTACCACCGTTATGAGCCGACGCCATATAGTGCATTGGAGCAGTTATTTGAAAAATATGAAGTGAAAAGCAGTGATCAGGTGGTTGATTTCGGGTGTGGGAAAGGGCGGCTTAATTTTTATATTCACTATTTCTATCATGCATCCGTTACGGGAATAGAGATGGATGAGAGCCTTTACAAATCGGCTGAAAGTAATTTAAATAGTTATATTAGGAAAACAAAAAATCGTCCAGATCGAATTCGATTTCACTATTGTTTGGCAGAAGATTACGAGATTGACCCGGGAGATAATCGTTTTTACTTCTTCAATCCATTCTCCATCCAAGTTTTTCGAACAATCGTCAATCATATCCTTCTATCAGTGGAAATGATCAAGCGGGAAATCGAATTAGTTCTCTACTATCCATCAGAAGATTATATTTTTTATTTAGAAAATGATACTCCTTTTGAACTTTTGCAGGAAATCACACTCCAGCACCAATATCCTAATAACCCGAATGAACGATTTCTTATCTATCGCTTATAA
- a CDS encoding PfkB family carbohydrate kinase: MAGELTEKENQIFNLIRKNPYISQQELAEAVGLSRPSVANIISGLTKKGHIVGRAYIVNESKEIVCIGGANMDRKFQLKEQVLMGTSNPTSSIRTIGGVARNIAENLGRLGMEVSLITTCGADSDWAFIEESSSLYMNLEKAMKIPGMTTGSYTAVLDPEGELVIALADMEVYEMLTPEMLQKQEILLSRAKCIAADLNCPKETLQYLCDFAKKHDRPLVLIPVSAPKMKRLPDDLSGITWLISNRDESESYFHCKITNQSEWSHALEKWLSLGISNVVITNGKNGVMIGNKEEGIFHVPSIETKEIVDVTGAGDAFSAAVIYSWLEGGSLQEIAKAGAVNASKTLQSSSTVRQDLSAAQLQNDLEELK, from the coding sequence GTGGCCGGTGAATTGACGGAGAAGGAGAACCAGATTTTTAATTTAATTCGAAAAAACCCATATATTTCACAGCAAGAGCTTGCTGAAGCAGTAGGATTATCGCGGCCATCAGTGGCAAATATTATATCTGGTTTAACTAAAAAGGGTCATATTGTAGGAAGGGCCTATATTGTCAATGAGTCAAAGGAAATCGTCTGTATCGGCGGAGCTAACATGGACAGGAAGTTCCAGTTGAAAGAGCAGGTACTGATGGGTACTTCCAATCCAACAAGCTCCATCAGAACGATCGGGGGAGTTGCACGAAATATCGCCGAAAATTTAGGGCGCCTGGGTATGGAGGTATCGTTAATCACCACATGCGGTGCGGATAGCGACTGGGCATTTATTGAAGAATCTTCTTCACTATATATGAACCTGGAAAAGGCTATGAAAATACCTGGGATGACTACAGGTTCTTATACTGCCGTACTCGATCCTGAGGGCGAATTAGTCATAGCTCTTGCCGACATGGAAGTATATGAAATGCTAACACCTGAAATGCTGCAAAAACAGGAGATTTTGTTAAGCCGTGCAAAGTGCATTGCTGCAGATTTAAACTGTCCGAAAGAAACATTGCAATATTTATGTGATTTTGCTAAGAAACACGATAGACCTCTTGTGTTAATTCCAGTTTCAGCTCCTAAAATGAAACGACTTCCAGATGACCTGAGTGGAATCACATGGCTGATTTCGAATCGGGACGAGTCAGAAAGTTATTTTCACTGTAAAATAACCAACCAATCAGAATGGAGTCACGCACTGGAGAAATGGCTCTCTCTCGGCATTTCGAATGTCGTCATCACAAATGGCAAAAATGGGGTGATGATAGGAAATAAGGAAGAGGGGATTTTTCATGTCCCTTCAATTGAGACAAAAGAAATCGTTGATGTTACTGGTGCGGGAGATGCATTTTCAGCAGCGGTGATTTATTCTTGGCTGGAAGGTGGGTCTCTACAAGAGATTGCCAAGGCAGGTGCAGTGAATGCTTCTAAAACATTACAATCATCCAGTACAGTCAGACAAGATCTATCAGCAGCACAATTACAAAATGACTTGGAGGAATTAAAATGA
- a CDS encoding RsmF rRNA methyltransferase first C-terminal domain-containing protein has protein sequence MELPLDFLVKMRELLQDEYEAFIQSYEEHKAQGLRANTLKVSLDEFLKISPFTLKKIPWVKEGFYYGAEERPGKHPYHEAGLYYIQEPSAMAAGELLDPQPGEKVLDLCAAPGGKTTHIAARMNQQGLLLTNEIHPARAKILSQNIERMGVRNAVVTNETPARLAERFPGYFDRIMVDAPCSGEGMFRKDPEACQEWSLENVAICAARQLDILEYAGGMLRPGGRLVYSTCTFSPEENEGTISRFLQEHPNFEVEAAHVYEGFDTGRADWIPEAVASIEKTVRIWPHHIQGEGHYIAVLRKTSGEEPGKRKYAKPLTDQKLLKSYFQFAEETLIDPPKGDFLLFGEQLYLMPKDILTLDHLKVLRPGWHLGTIKKNRFEPSHALALSLHGSQVKNKWNIGKDSREIISYLKGESLEAEGTKGWYLVEVDSYSLGWGKLSDNVLKNHYPKGLRWAGNR, from the coding sequence TATTCAAAGCTATGAAGAACATAAAGCACAGGGACTAAGGGCGAATACTCTTAAGGTTTCCCTCGATGAGTTTTTAAAAATAAGCCCATTTACCTTAAAGAAGATTCCATGGGTAAAAGAAGGGTTTTACTATGGGGCGGAGGAGCGGCCGGGAAAGCATCCATACCATGAAGCCGGCTTGTATTATATCCAAGAGCCAAGTGCCATGGCAGCCGGAGAACTGCTGGATCCGCAGCCAGGAGAGAAAGTGCTGGATTTATGTGCGGCCCCTGGCGGAAAAACAACACATATTGCGGCAAGAATGAACCAGCAAGGATTACTTTTGACGAATGAGATCCATCCGGCCCGAGCCAAGATTCTTTCGCAGAATATCGAGCGTATGGGGGTACGGAATGCGGTTGTCACCAATGAAACGCCGGCCCGATTGGCTGAAAGGTTTCCGGGTTATTTTGACCGGATTATGGTAGACGCACCATGTTCCGGTGAAGGGATGTTTCGCAAGGATCCTGAAGCATGTCAGGAATGGAGTCTGGAGAATGTCGCCATCTGTGCAGCGCGCCAGCTTGATATTTTAGAGTATGCCGGGGGGATGCTGCGTCCGGGAGGAAGGCTGGTTTATTCCACCTGTACCTTTTCTCCGGAGGAAAACGAAGGGACGATCAGCCGTTTTTTACAGGAGCATCCAAACTTTGAAGTGGAAGCCGCTCATGTCTATGAAGGCTTTGACACGGGAAGGGCAGACTGGATTCCAGAGGCGGTTGCCAGTATTGAAAAAACGGTGCGAATTTGGCCTCATCACATTCAGGGGGAAGGCCATTATATCGCAGTTTTACGCAAAACTTCTGGTGAAGAGCCTGGAAAGCGAAAATATGCCAAACCATTAACAGACCAAAAACTGCTCAAAAGTTATTTTCAGTTTGCAGAGGAAACGTTAATTGATCCGCCCAAAGGTGACTTTTTGTTATTTGGCGAGCAATTATACCTGATGCCCAAGGACATACTCACCTTGGATCATTTGAAAGTGCTACGCCCTGGCTGGCACTTAGGCACGATTAAAAAGAATCGTTTCGAACCTTCTCATGCCTTGGCTTTATCATTGCATGGGAGCCAAGTAAAGAATAAATGGAACATAGGGAAAGATTCGAGGGAAATTATCTCCTATTTAAAAGGGGAATCCTTGGAGGCAGAAGGGACAAAAGGCTGGTATTTGGTGGAAGTGGATAGTTATTCGCTTGGCTGGGGGAAACTATCCGACAACGTGTTGAAAAATCATTATCCCAAAGGGTTAAGATGGGCGGGAAATCGTTAA
- a CDS encoding PRD domain-containing protein, with product MRIKKILNNNAVVVIDNNVEKIAIGAGIAFQKKKNDIVNPDKIEKLFVANENERFQQLLLQIPEEHFTLSEEIITYAEESLHCKLNDHIHIALTDHLSFAIERVRDGIIIKNKLLHEIKILYKKEFDIGIWAIKHIEKNLNINMPVDEAAFIALHLHTAKLHGGDMKQTLRQTVIIGDMVETIKNNLGIELEEDDLSYQRLITHLRFAIFRVSSSAPSTMDEEMLKILKNKFPVSYNCAKKVAATLSQNYNIQLPEHELGYISLHIERLRKR from the coding sequence TTGAGAATTAAAAAAATCCTTAATAACAATGCTGTTGTGGTAATCGACAATAATGTAGAAAAGATTGCCATTGGGGCAGGAATTGCATTTCAAAAAAAGAAAAATGATATTGTCAATCCAGATAAAATTGAAAAGCTATTTGTTGCCAACGAAAATGAACGATTCCAACAGCTCCTTCTCCAAATCCCTGAAGAACACTTTACCCTCTCAGAGGAGATTATCACCTACGCTGAAGAGTCCCTTCATTGTAAATTAAACGATCATATCCATATCGCTTTGACTGATCACTTATCCTTCGCCATTGAAAGAGTACGAGACGGAATTATTATTAAAAATAAATTGCTGCATGAGATCAAGATTTTATATAAAAAAGAATTTGATATAGGGATTTGGGCTATAAAACATATTGAAAAAAATTTAAACATCAATATGCCAGTGGACGAAGCCGCTTTTATTGCCCTGCATCTACATACTGCGAAGCTTCACGGCGGGGATATGAAGCAGACATTGAGGCAAACAGTGATTATTGGGGATATGGTCGAGACGATCAAAAATAACCTTGGAATTGAGCTTGAAGAAGACGATCTGTCTTATCAGCGCCTCATTACCCATTTGCGCTTTGCTATCTTCAGAGTCAGCAGCAGTGCACCGAGTACAATGGATGAGGAAATGCTGAAAATCTTGAAAAACAAATTCCCTGTCTCCTATAATTGCGCTAAAAAAGTGGCCGCAACCCTTTCTCAAAACTATAATATTCAGCTGCCCGAGCACGAACTGGGGTACATTTCACTTCATATTGAAAGATTAAGAAAACGTTAA
- a CDS encoding ribonuclease H-like YkuK family protein produces the protein MMKNWTNPPLFQNLQETGMTFEQVFERIVKFMNCSPNGNYRLMVGTDSQVHKSHTTFITGIVIRNEGNGVWACIRKIIVPRKMTQLHERISLELSLTEEIVSMFTEERKSDLINIVLPYLYHGASFTMEGHIDIGAGKRNKTSEFVKEMVTRMESMGVAPKIKPDAFVASSYANRYTK, from the coding sequence ATGATGAAAAATTGGACTAATCCTCCTTTATTTCAGAATCTTCAAGAGACTGGGATGACGTTTGAGCAAGTCTTTGAACGGATTGTCAAGTTTATGAATTGCAGCCCTAATGGAAATTATCGTTTAATGGTTGGTACTGATTCCCAAGTTCACAAATCACATACTACATTTATAACAGGGATTGTAATACGAAATGAAGGAAATGGTGTGTGGGCCTGTATTAGAAAAATAATTGTGCCAAGAAAAATGACTCAGTTGCACGAGCGTATTTCTCTTGAACTATCATTAACCGAAGAAATTGTCAGTATGTTCACTGAGGAAAGAAAAAGCGACTTAATCAATATTGTACTTCCCTATCTTTATCATGGAGCATCATTCACAATGGAAGGCCATATCGATATTGGGGCTGGCAAACGAAATAAGACTAGTGAATTTGTAAAAGAAATGGTAACCAGAATGGAGTCCATGGGGGTGGCACCTAAAATAAAACCTGATGCCTTCGTCGCCTCATCCTATGCCAACCGCTACACAAAATAA